Part of the Chlorogloeopsis sp. ULAP01 genome, TTACAGGCGATGTGCCCTCAGACTTAAAGCATTCTTAATAGCAATTGCTTCAGCAATAATAACCGGAGTCATCCTTTTAGCCTGTATATTATTTATCGTCTTGATATCTCAAGCAATAATGACATTGTTTAACTATATCTTTCACATTGACCTAACCTCAAAGCATCAAAATTTTCATTTGATAAAGTTTTTGCTCACTCTTCTATCTTTTGTCTTGGGAACGGGTATATTTTTTGCGCTATTAATTCCCCTTTCCGACTGGTTTATGGCAAAAAAATTACCAGAGATACCACCAGATAAATTTGATGAGTCTTCTAATTAGAACCTGTTAACCTTTGGCTCAATCAAAGTTTTAGGAAAGTTTACAATCTCGCAATCTCCTAATTACTAATTATCAAACACGAAAAAGATAAAGCTTCCGAAGTAAAAACTCAATTTGTACTTCCTTTTCCTAAAGATTTAGTAACTATGACAACAACAATTTCCATACAGTCAAAACCTCTTAACGCAGAAGAATTGCGTAAAATAAATGCCTACTGGCGTGCAGCTAACTACATTTCTGTTGGGCAAATATATCTACTCGATAATCCCCTGCTGAAAGAACCACTGACGCTGGAACACGTTAAACCGCGACTCTTGGGTCACTGGGGAACAACTCCTGGTCTAAACTTTGTCTACGTTCACCTCAATCGAGTTATCAAAAAATATGGCCTAAACATGATTTACATTGCAGGCCCTGGTCACGGTGGCCCCGGACTGGTAGCAAATACATACTTGGAAGGGACTTACAGTGAATATTATCCCAACATTTCTCAAGATGCCGAGGGCATGAAAAAACTTTTCAAACAGTTTTCCTTCCCTGGTGGTATACCCAGCCATGTTGCACCAGAAACTCCTGGTTCAATCCACGAAGGCGGTGAATTGGGTTATGCCCTTTCCCACGCCTATGGCGCTGCTTTTGACAATCATGACTTGATAGTTGCTTGTGTTGTAGGTGATGGCGAAGCGGAAACTGGGGCTTTAGCAACTAGCTGGCATTCCAACAAGTTTCTCAACCCAGTGCATGATGGTGCAGTTCTCCCAATTCTTCATCTCAATGGGTATAAAATTGCCAATCCGACCGTACTGGCACGGATGAGTCATCAAGAGTTGGAAAGCTTATTTTTCGGTTATGGCTACAAGCCTTATTTTGTTGAAGGTTCCGAACCGGAAACTATGCACCAACACATGGCAGCAACACTCGATATCGTTATCCAGAAAATTCACGAAATTCAAGAACACGCACGCAAAAACGGTTTTCAACAGCGTCCCCAATGGCCCATGATTATTTTAAAATCTCCCAAAGGTTGGACAGGGCCGAAAGAAGTTGATGGGAAAAAGACGGAAGATTACTGGCGATCGCACCAAGTTCCTTTTGGGGAATTAGCTAGTAAACCCCAACACCTGAAACTTCTTGAGGAGTGGATGCAAAGTTACAAGCCGCAGGAACTATTCGACGAAAATGGCAGGCTGCATCCGGAATTAGCGGAACTCGCACCTCAAGGACACCAACGTATGGGCGATAATCCCCATGCCAACGGTGGTATCCTGCTACGCGACCTTAAAATACCTGACTTCCGAGATTATGCTATTGATGTACCTAAACCGGGGACTAATATTGCTGAAGCTACCAAGGTGATGGGCAAATTTCTCCGAGATGTCATGCGAGAGAACTTGCAAAGCCAGAATTTTCGCATTTTTGGACCCGACGAAACCGAATCCAATCGTTTAGGTGCAGCATTGGAAGCTACAGATAGGGCTTGGGTTGCTGAAATACTCCCTGAAGACGAACACCTGTCACCCAACGGGCGGGTGATGGAAATTCTCAGTGAAACTACTTGCCAAGGTTGGTTAGAAGGCTATCTGCTTACAGGCCGTCACGGTTTCTTTTCCTGCTACGAGGCGTTTATCCACATCATCGACTCCATGTTTAATCAGCACGCCAAGTGGTTGAAAACCACTCGTCACATCCCTTGGCGCAGACCAATTGCTTCACTTAATTACCTCCTTACCTCCCACGTGTGGCGACAAGACCATAATGGTTTTTCACACCAAGATCCCGGTTTTATCGACCATGTAGTCAACAAGAAAGCTGAGGTAATTCGGGTGTATTTGCCCCCTGATACTAACACCTTACTATCGGTGACAGACCACTGCCTGAAAAGTCGTAATTATGTCAACGTGATTGTCGCTGGTAAACAACCTGCATTACAGTACCTTGATATGGATGCTGCTATCAAGCATAGTACTAAAGGTATTGGCATCTGGGAGTGGGCCAGCAATGACCAAAGTAGCGAACCCAACGTAGTTATGGCTTGTGCGGGGGATATTCCTACCCTAGAGACCTTGGCAGCAGTTGATATTATGCGTCAGTACTTCCCTGAGTTAAAAATACGGGTAGTGAATGTAGTTGACTTGATGAAACTACAGCCACAAAGCGAGCATCCACACGGTTTATCTGATAAAGATTTTGACACAATCTTTACTAGCGACAAGCCTATTATCTTTGCTTATCACGGCTATCCTTGGCTAATTCATCGT contains:
- a CDS encoding phosphoketolase family protein codes for the protein MTTTISIQSKPLNAEELRKINAYWRAANYISVGQIYLLDNPLLKEPLTLEHVKPRLLGHWGTTPGLNFVYVHLNRVIKKYGLNMIYIAGPGHGGPGLVANTYLEGTYSEYYPNISQDAEGMKKLFKQFSFPGGIPSHVAPETPGSIHEGGELGYALSHAYGAAFDNHDLIVACVVGDGEAETGALATSWHSNKFLNPVHDGAVLPILHLNGYKIANPTVLARMSHQELESLFFGYGYKPYFVEGSEPETMHQHMAATLDIVIQKIHEIQEHARKNGFQQRPQWPMIILKSPKGWTGPKEVDGKKTEDYWRSHQVPFGELASKPQHLKLLEEWMQSYKPQELFDENGRLHPELAELAPQGHQRMGDNPHANGGILLRDLKIPDFRDYAIDVPKPGTNIAEATKVMGKFLRDVMRENLQSQNFRIFGPDETESNRLGAALEATDRAWVAEILPEDEHLSPNGRVMEILSETTCQGWLEGYLLTGRHGFFSCYEAFIHIIDSMFNQHAKWLKTTRHIPWRRPIASLNYLLTSHVWRQDHNGFSHQDPGFIDHVVNKKAEVIRVYLPPDTNTLLSVTDHCLKSRNYVNVIVAGKQPALQYLDMDAAIKHSTKGIGIWEWASNDQSSEPNVVMACAGDIPTLETLAAVDIMRQYFPELKIRVVNVVDLMKLQPQSEHPHGLSDKDFDTIFTSDKPIIFAYHGYPWLIHRLTYRRTNHKNLHVRGYKEEGTTTTPFDMAVLNDLDRFHLVMDVIDRVPQLGYKAAYVKQMLQDKLIEHKHYIQQHGEDMPEVSNWKWSY